The genomic interval ACTGTGTAATGATGAAGCGTCATTGGTAAAGGTCACACTTTATGACGGATGCTACtagatttatataaaatataagttCGGAAAGAATACAGAAATAGACGACAGTCTTTATACTGTGTAATGATGAAGCGTCATTGGTAAAGGTCACACTTTATGACGGATGCTACTAGATTTATATAACATATAAGTTCGGAAAGAATACAGAAATAGACGACAATCTTTATACTGTGTAATGATGAAGCGTCATTGGTAAAGGTCACACTACTTTATGACGGATGCTACtagatttatataaaatagCCTATACGTTCGGAAAGAATACAGAAGTAGACGACAGTCCTTGAACTGTGTAATGATGAAGCGTCATTGGTGAAGGTCACAGTTTATCACGGATGCTCTATATAAAGTATAGGGCCTAAGTTTTGGAAACAGAGCAGATATAGACGATAATCTTTGAACTGTGTAATGCATCTGGAGAGCTTTCTATGACGCATGTTCTTCGAGTTATAAGAAAGGTACATACGGATTGTTAGTTATTCAAATCCCACTCATTATAACAATCATTAATACGTTAAAGGCAAATTATCATGGCTGCTGTTGGAAATGATACCTCGCGGTCTAGTGTGGAGTGGCAACATCTATTGGTACTGGTGATACTCCAGTGGCTTGTTGCTTCAACAGGTATTATTGCAAACTGCATGGTTATTGGTGTATTTGTTTACGACAAAACGTACAAAATGTCTTTGTCGattaaactaattttaaacCAGACTGTGATTGATCTCTTGGGATCGGTATCATTTTGGACGTTTTATGGTCCTAATAATTCTGGCGAAAGATTATGTAATGTAAGAGCCTTCTTTTTTTTGTCATCAGCGTCTTCATACAACTTTGCCATCCTTAGTATCGAAAAATACATCGTTATCGTTCATCCTGTAAGTTATCGAAAGTATTTTGTGTAGTGCATCTGTATCAATGCTGGTAGGCCTGATGTTGAAATAAAtagatatactgtaggcctatggaCTGAACTGAACGAAGTCAATGTGTCGTATAAGTATCGATTCTGAACTTAACTTAAGAAAACTTCATTGACATTATgtaaaatgtctttttttattacaattatagcTCCAAGGCCATAAATGTgatgttatgtactgtactgtatgtgtgaAGTAAATGGTTACATGTAACGTAccggtaggcctacttaataaatgtattattgtaaaAAGTACTTGTTATTGCTTTTTGTGATCACATGTGCAACTCGTCCTCCAGTACCACCGTCCAAGAGATTTACTACCAACATTCTGATTAATGTGTCACATCATGAGTATTAACCCAGACACACATCCTCTTTGGAGGTGGAGTTGCAGAGCAGAAGCACTGCAGAATGAGCATGTATTCGTCCGGAAATTACTACCCCTTAAGACCAAATTACACAGACGGTAGCGTAACGGTAAACAAGATATAgaatttacacacaacgcggagcggaTGGGTTGTTTCCGTACAGATTCTACCTGGAACAACAatctacgcggttttccgcttataCCGTTACCTTACATTAACAATTTAATCTCGGCTATATTGAAAATCTCATCCATTATgatattatgataattattatttttttatcaacttgtttttttttttgcatgttCTATacgaaattaaattaaatttcttctttaaattattttcttcagACCACCTACGCAGCTGTTCTGTTTGTCTCGATTCAAACCTTAGTTCATGATTTTATGAGCGAAACGTCTATTATGTAGATCATACAATCATACAGCCGGCTTTCAATTCTCCTCAGTACAAGCAATCTGTCTTGAGAATCTCCTTCATCCAAAACAGCAACATAAACTCTCATCatcattacatttttgttttcatgaaCGTGAAGTCGTGACAGGCTTGATATCCACTCTCTGACAGAAgtttatagaataaaaacttGCTGAATCCTTAACATAGTCGTCGTCGCCGCCGGCGTCGCTGCCGCCGTCGCTGCCGCCGTCGCCAGTCAACAGGTTTCAGATAGCTAATGTAAGTaagtactaataataataatacatgggATATCAAAAGTTATATTTCATTTcgttttatttagttttatttcaaactaCCAGCATGGCTATGCTAATAATCAAAGTCAATATTATCTTTTCCAAGCTCGATGTATCGaagagtaggcctaatttaaggTTAACAGCAAATTAAGTTAAGTCAAGTCAAATTGTTTTGgtttgaattttttaaattttttaaacatttttattacgaaaagaagaactGCAATTACATGTAAGATCCACTCGGAACTTTCCTTCTGTTTGTTTCGGCTCAACATCTTGATTCATGTTTTCAGCTGAGAGAAGTCATTAACTTCATTATATATTAAGGCTATCAATGCCTACGCTACGTGTAATCCTGATTGCTTGGTTTGCATCTTTAGTGTGCTCTGTGCTTTATAGATTACTGCCTCGGTACGTATAAGAAATGTGTCATAATTGTTTTGAAAAGTCTTGAGAATCTTCTAAAAAAATACATGTTTCAATCACCAAAGCAACAAAATAAACTCTTGATGCGTTGTAATACCCCACGTTCAaattgtttagttttaaatttttttttttattttaatacgaAAAGAAGAACTGCAATTACACGTACGATCCACTCGGAACTTTCCTTCTGTTGGTTCCGGCTTAACATCTTGATTCATATTTTCAGCTGAAAGACGTCATTAACTTCATTGTATTAAGGCTATCAATGCCTACGCTACGTGTAATCCTTATTGATTGGTGGTTTGCATCTTCAGTGTGCTCTGtgctttaaaaaatgtgtcATAATTGTTTTGAAAAGTCTTGAGAATCTTCTAAAAAAATACATGTTTCAACCACCAAAGCAACAAAATAAACTCTTGATGCGTTGTAATACCCCGcgtttttgtttaatttgcgAGCTCTCATCACCATCTTCTATATTTACAGCGTTCACTTCGTTCCTCTTAACCTCATTCTCTTTACTAACATTCTTCTTCTTTCTGAATAAGTTGCATCTCCTTTTCTTTTGCTTTTTCTGTGGTTTTTGAAGAACCACTGGAATATTACTTTCGATCACTTCTAACTGCTTTTTCTGTGTTTTTGGAAGAACCACTGGAATATTACTTTCGATCACTTCTAACTGTGGTAAGTCTTCAGTTGTGGCGACAGAACCATTTCGTCTTCGTACTCGGttaaattggtaaatatctaATTTGAAACCAACAAGGGAAGTCTAAATTATACAGATGTCTATACAGgcctattatattaattttgatataaatattaattgaaactTCACATTTTTCGAATGTGAGTATTTAGTGGGAAAGAAACATGCCAGTACTTGAGTTATGACCAGGAAAGAGTGACTCTTTCCTAgtgataacattttatttgagaCTCAGGAACTTTGACAAAATGTGTTGGTAACCAATATTACAatgtatttttcatattttattaggCCACAtcccttttttaaaataaagaattacCTGTGAACGTGAAGTCGTAGCATGATTGATATTCATATTCTGACATTGAGGTATCAACAGAATAAAAACTCGctgaatcatcatcatcatcatcttcttcttcttctgaCTGAATATCTGGAGTTTTCTTAGGAGATGTTTCTCTACTAGAAAAGGATCGCTCGATGTCATATACAGATTCGTTAGTGTAATCCCTTTGCATCACCCAGACACACTTGGCGCACATTTCACTGCATGCACGATGTCGGACCACTTTGGTCGATCGGCTTCGACATCGGCCTTCAATCGGGTCAGTCTTCGGACAGTTTCGGTAGTACCAAAATGGTCTTGGATCACCGTCCAGATAACGAGTTATGGAGTACGTCAGAGGGGATTCAATTTCCGGATCCTTCCACGAGTCTGCATTATGATCTGAtaattctataataataaatatatacaaacatgcAGTGTAGCAATAATGTGCTTTtcttataatataacattttgtttattaatatttatcttGTAAGCCTAACCCTCCTTGTATACTAATTAATAATGTCTAAATAATAATGACACTTAATTAATGTTATTTCCTAAGTACATATCATACATTTTATGAATTACATATTCCCATCCCGATCTATAATACACACAACACACAGCGGAAGAATAAAATTTTTTGTTCAATCAACTCTACCTCAACAGTGATCAATCAAGCGCCGTAAACTTGCAAAGCAATATAGCATATTTaactaaaaacaatacaatgttGCATACCTGTTTTCATCATTGTGAATTCAATGGAAGTTTTTCAgctaatacagtataaattcgttaaaaacaacaatttcgCGAGTTATTAAGTTTGcctgatattataataataatagactaAGTTTGTTTGTCAGGGCAACGAAAACGATGACAACGAGACAGCGCGTGCGTACAAGGCGCATTTCCGATGTGACGTGTGCATTTCATCGCGTAAGATAACGCGCTTCCGTCTATCAcatgatattataataatgcaCGAACTCGATCTGTAATAACCtgtaattatactgtaataatacagggccgtagccaccagtacggttggtaaggtttcaacctgaccactttccACACAaagcctttgacaacccagtggcttgaacagagatagTTCCCTTTCATTGCGTAAACcgcaccactttatttctttgTGGCTACATCGCTGTAATAcaccatatttatttatattattatttatgtttactaGCTGCTAGCTAGAGACAatgcaatataataatacacAGGATCAACagttaatgttttattttgttttatttacaatgttaTCATTAATGTCTACAAGGCGATAGGATGGAATGTCAAACTGCCAGCATGGCCCACCGAAATCATAATTTCCATGCATGTATGTGTCGGCGGAATAGTTAAAAGTTAACGACAACAGGTCGTCACATGATACACCAGACGTCATTCATCTTAGAGATACAGTATTCACACTAGAACAATTTAACTGCGCAAAGCACAAAACGTAGTGTGCACCAACTCTATTACGACAGCAATAGTACCTTCTAATGAGATGAGTATGCTACAATATTAATccaatgacgtaatttgaacatgctgatattttttgttattaataatcACGCTTCTTTGGCTGCCAATACTTGGTTTACTTATGTATTTGTTAAGTTCAAACTGCAGTAATGGTGTAGTAGAGGGCACTATAATATAACTAACCACTCCAACACTGAGTTTTACACTCACTGCAACAATTATACAGatttttttctttactttttcAGTACGAACCATCATTAAATTTCTTATGGATTTATagcaattaaattaaaaataacctCACTGAGTTTAAAGTATCATAAACGTTGAACAAagatattattgttattatattgaaaattCCAATTTGcagataattttaaataatgcaTACAAAAAATAGGACTTAACTTTTAACaccaatttctattataaattataatttagttTATGATATTCCACAAAGGAgttctttaatttttaatttaatttttataaatatttttttattttctgagAAATACATCTTGAATGTAGTTCCAACACTATCATAGTCTtataaattttacttttttttttattaataactaTTTTCCGATGattgtatcatcatcataaattaTCTTCATGTAGGCCTCTAACAGACTATGGAACCATAAGCTACTGTATTAAACTTTTTTATTCACTTGGATTCCATCAATAAAAAATcaacataatttatattttaatcataaaaTATACCTCTATCATAACATaagaaataacaataaaacatttttttccacaaataaaaaaataacaaataaatttcTGCCCCTAATGCATTTGTTTAATACTTGATTCACACATATGGaaatgtaacaaaatgtaaaaaacacaCAGATTGTTAGCGTTACCTTTTCAGTAATCGATCAAAAAGCCAACTGCATATCTTTCTGAGTATTTTGTTTACAGCTCAATTATATTACTCCGTGAAAAACTTAGTAAGAATATCACAGATGATATCCATGcaataatttattacattttgttacatttttttgtgaatctggtacaaataaaaatataatcatagGAGCTTGTAGATTATTTATAAAAGTAAAACAttcttatataatataaatattgtttttcctCCTTTCAAGTTTGATGATAGCTACGCGATTTCTGTGAAATACTACTTGCCAGCCAGTTACCAGCTTTTACTTTGATGAAAACAACATCatatttgattaaaaataaacacatattattattaatatataagtTAATCATCAAAAACCGAGGGTTTCTTCCTAAATTtgtacacaatatatatatatatagatatataccCACTACAAAAGAACACCGTTACCAATACTACACCTCCCTTTTAGGCAAtgctaataatattaaaatacaagaaCTTAAAATCACATCATACTTTATAAATCTTAGAAGAGGAGCGAAGTAATTTCTTAAATAGCAACAAAAATTGACTGGATTTAGcattgtttattaataaacaaacaagGCAAAAACATATCTCTCAATTTTACCATAGATTGTATACTAAACTGATTTAGTATGATGAACAAAAgatgaagtattcaaaatacaagaaaacggttattttacttacattttaaatatcaattCTACATTTATTAGccattaatacatttttgtttgctaagaaacaacaacatgCATGTTTCCATAATATCATAGCAATGTTGATGTTTGTTATTCCGTTGCTATGCCATCATCCACTCCTTCTAAGCACCAATTTCTAAAGAAATCACTCTTTTCTAATAtcaatttattacaaataatatttacatactcgcttgtttttctttttatattcatagatgtatatacattatattgaAACAATCCTAATGAAAGAGGAGTGAAGAGCAGTTAACACATATAAGCTATCATGGTAGGTATAGCCAGATATCCATGCTACTTTTACGTAACTTAgttatattataacatataaaACCATTAAAACAACCCAAATTTTTATTCAACCTTTATACAGATCAGAACACCTTATATATCTTTTTATAGGAGTAATAATTTGAagagttttattttgatttagcAGAAGTGTACCCCACTTACGAAAGCAGGTTGCATTTAGAATTTCAAGCCCAGGTTAGCGTGGTTGCCACTTGGATGCAACTCAAACATGTAGGCACAAGCAACAGTGATCAATTGCGTCGTGATTTGTCAAATTACTTACAGCCTACTTACGTCGTTGCATTGCTTtctaagtgggaaccaagctttagtatacaaataatgaatgtttatgaattgAATTTGGGGATAATATTATGAAAactaaatattctatttcacaTCTCTCATTAAATATATGATGTTTACTACAGATATTTAGTCATCAGCAAAGTTTTACCAAAAGCTGACTGTTGAATAACATTACCATTAACCATTGAAATGGAAGAAAATAACCCACGACACATGATACAAAtacaaccaatcaaatggcaaagATTTACTTAGGTGTGTTATTAAAGATATGGGTACTATTGTAATTGACAGATTCAAGAATAgattacaattattaaataaaaaagtatatttaatatacagtgtaaatttaagacaaaattaatcAGCATCTAAAATTGCAAATACTAAATATTGGGTGGGTCTGTCCGTCTACTATCAAAGGTGGGTTGTCAAAATGTAAAATGAAGTCTGTGAAACACTCTTCAGTAACCAGCGGTTACTTGTATTATTACCAAATATGGGAAGATCTTAGTAGTTGCTCACACCCACACAAATTGTATAgatattttttagtttatttctatttcataattttccttgtattaaaaacaattaccaaCTCTTTTTACTGTACATTGGAATCTAATGTTTACAATTTGGGTAACTTTACCTTATATGGAATGATACTAATTTTAAACTTAATCTAAGTATCATTGCCAAGTTTAAACATAACCtgttaaagtatttattaattttttaattatccTACAAATAAGGTAGGCCATATTTTGttcgaaaataattattttaatcagATTGTTGTGTTTTATAGATATAGTTCTGGTGAAGCACATGCTATTAACAACAAACCTTGACaatcttaaaataaattgtaacaCTATTTGCATATGTAACTACGACTTGTATACTTAACAAAGTATTGTTTCTGACTGAAATGACACTCTAACTCAATTCATTATCTACTTGTGAAGTAACAATAGCCAGTGCATTTCTTAATGGTAATGTTTTCCTTATATTTTCATCTGCGTATGTATATGTTTAGGTTTTCTAATTTGACTACACCATAATATTGTGCAATCCCACAAGTAAGAtgtcaataaattaaatattataatacacaGTAACGACATCAACTCAGCATACATACTTTTTAAATGCAggaatttgatttaatttcatACTATAAATAACCTCagtgtttatttataatttgattaTTAGATGTAACCAATTAAAGGAACATAgttaatacagtagaaccattCCCTTTGGGACCCTattaggggacactttcctgtcaGACAAATTTGTAACATACACTAACAatacagccaacccctattcaggaggcACCGTTATTTAggtgacactttgttgggttctgatggtgtcctcttaataaggGTTCTACTCTACTACAAGTGCCTTGTGTTTCATAGTGCTAAACAAGAATTGAATAAACAGTCTTTTTCAAAGTTTTTCTGTGACAGAGGTTACATTATGTTAGATTCTTGCCACATTTACTATAGAATACTATGGTACTATACTGGGTATTTATTTGGAACACAGTGCATTGCAGCTCCAAGATATAAGTATAGCAAGTAGTTCAATAGCCTTGCTGGCCAAATCATAACACAAGTATACTTGCTAAGAAATAACAATACATGTTGGTGATTCTTTTAATATGTTTCCAAAAGTTTACTGCATACCACATGTCACAGACTTCTGCTTAAATATATCTTCCAAACAGTTCaccatttaaaatatttgttttctcaGTTCAAGTTTTTGCTAATGGTTTTTT from Antedon mediterranea chromosome 5, ecAntMedi1.1, whole genome shotgun sequence carries:
- the LOC140049601 gene encoding uncharacterized protein, translated to MMKTELSDHNADSWKDPEIESPLTYSITRYLDGDPRPFWYYRNCPKTDPIEGRCRSRSTKVVRHRACSEMCAKCVWVMQRDYTNESVYDIERSFSSRETSPKKTPDIQSEEEEDDDDDDSASFYSVDTSMSEYEYQSCYDFTFTDIYQFNRVRRRNGSVATTEDLPQLEVIESNIPVVLPKTQKKQLEVIESNIPVVLQKPQKKQKKRRCNLFRKKKNVSKENEVKRNEVNAVNIEDGDESSQIKQKRGVLQRIKSLFCCFGG